The genome window TTGTTTGTGACATCTTGTGAACGTACATCCATGGTCACATCTTTGCCATCTAACAAAACGATTTGATTTTTCTCATTTTTTTGTAACTCAATCTTTGTATGTAATAATAATTGAACTAACGCTCGCTCATCGTGTAAATCAATGTTTTGATTTAATGCCTTTAAAGTTAAGGCTCGGTACATTGCACCAGTATCAATATAAATATAGGAAAGTTTTTCTGCTACGATTTTAGCTACCGTACTTTTTCCAGCAGCAGCTGGTCCATCGATTGCAATTGCTATTTTCTTTGATTTCATTAAATCCATCCAATCCTCTCAAATATGTTAAAAAACACAGCTAGTTTTATTTTATCATTTGTATATAAAAAGGTTAATGCTTTTCTACCTAAATAAAATTATCTTATGTCATGCAAGACTGACTTTACATGATTACTTTAAATGATAACATAGATAAAAAATATTAGTGCAACCGGTGTTGTTTATTTAACGCAGTTCTTTTTGTCTTGCTTCTCGTTGTTTCTCAAAACAAAATCGAATAATTCCTTGCTGTGACAATTTATCTAACTCAATAAATTTGAGAGAGACTAATTCAATACTATTTTTTAATGTCTTAATAAAAACAACTTCCGTTCGCACATTAATATATTGATATCTATTCTCATGCATTAATAACGTTATCCACGTATCAACAATATCACCAATTATTAATTTATGATTGTGTGGTGCGATTATAGAAAGGCCTCCACCACTTATATCGGATGTTACCGTAACAAATGGGCTGAATGTTTGATCAATACTATGAATTGCTACATCGACCGTTGCTTCAATTCGAACAAATTCTCGGCGCTGAATCCGTTGTATATTTTCCTTGTTAGGTTTTTCGATAGCTAGTGCCGGTACATTCAATCTGATTTTAGCAGTTATATTACTCGTAAATTGATATACAGCTTCATCGTCCCCGATATAGGACACACTAAAATATCTTCCTTTTGGTAAAAAAGCAGTTTTATTTG of Oceanobacillus zhaokaii contains these proteins:
- a CDS encoding flagellar brake protein, whose protein sequence is MKIGTVLHIELNNPKTKKNDKYRCKVIEINEHSLIIDYPINEITNKTAFLPKGRYFSVSYIGDDEAVYQFTSNITAKIRLNVPALAIEKPNKENIQRIQRREFVRIEATVDVAIHSIDQTFSPFVTVTSDISGGGLSIIAPHNHKLIIGDIVDTWITLLMHENRYQYINVRTEVVFIKTLKNSIELVSLKFIELDKLSQQGIIRFCFEKQREARQKELR